The DNA sequence GGGCCCGTCACGGCAGCGTCCGGTAAGCCGGGAGGTTCCGCAGGGGAGCGAACGCGGGGTTCCCCAGGATCATCCCCCGGTTGCGGAACCCCTCCGCGATCGCCCGCTCCAGCGCGGCGTCCGCGGCCGCCGCCTCGCGCATCCGCAGGAGCGCCGCGGCCTCGACGACCCGCGTCGCGGGCATCGCGACCGCGGCCCCGGCGGGCGTCGCCCGCGCAGCCGAGACGGCGTCCGCGTCGCGCCCGGCGAGGAACAAGGCGAGCACGAGCCGGTAGCGCAACCCCCGGTCTTCCGGGTGATGCCCCACCGCGCGCGTCATCGCCTCCGCCATCGGAACGGGGCGCCGCTGCTCGAGGAGCGCGTCGGCGAGCAACGTCCAGCCCTGGACCTCGTCGGGATACCGTTCGGACATCCGCCGCGCGAACGTCTCCGCGTCCTCGAACGCCTTCACTGCGATCGCGGCGTTGGCCGCCTCGCCCAGCGCGAAGCGATTGTCCGGATCCTCGCGCAGCACGTTGCGGAAGATCGCGATCGCGCCGGGCCAGTCCTGGGCCTTCGAGCGCCGTTTCCCCTCGAGGAGCGGTCCTTCCAGGTGCGCGAGCTCCTTGGGATCGCGTCCTCCCGCGTCCCTGGAGGGAAGGGCGCCCCCGCCGAGGTACCCCAGGCTCGCCAGGCGGTCGCGGGTCTCGGCGTCCATCGGCGCCGCGGCCGATTCGCTCCCCGCCGCCTTCTCCCACGCGTCGCTCGCCGCCCGCAGCTCCCCCCGAAGGTCGGCGGCGACCTCCGCGTGGGTTCCGTGGAGGTTCGAGGACTCGCCCGGGTCGGCGCCGAGGTCGTAGAGCTCGGGGGTCGGCGCCTCGATGAACTTGTAGGGCCCGCGCCGCAGCCCGTGCAGCGGCGCCCACCCGAAGCTCAGCGCCCCCGCGAGGGACTCGAAGTAGAGCGGGCGCCGGGTCGCCGCGTCTCCGGCGATCGCCGGCCGCAGGCTGACGCCCTGCACCTCCGCCGGGGCCGGGACCCCCGCGTAGTCAAGCACGGTGGGCATCAGGTCGACGAGCGACACGGGCTCCTCGACCACCCGCGCCACCGATCGCCCGGGAGGCTTCACGATCAGCGGCACGTGCATCGTCGACTGGTAGACGAGGTTCTTGTGGGTCGGCTCGCGGTGATCGCCCAGCCCCTCCCCGTGGTCTCCCGCGACGACGATCAGCGTGTCGTCGAGCGCGCCCAGCTCGGTGAGGGCGCGCAGGACGCGCCCGACCTCGTTGTCGACGTAGGCGATCTCGCCGTCGTACGGCCGTCCCTGGAAGCGCGCGTTCCACGGCGCGGGGGGCTCGTACGGGTCGTGCGGGTCGTAGTAATGCAGCCACAGGAAAAAGCGTCCCCTCGCGTGTTCCCGGAGCCACGCCTCTCCCAGGCGGCTGACGTCGGCCGCCGACCGCTGCGCGGTGTCCGGGAGCGACGCGCGGTCCGGGCCCGAGAAGAGATCCTCGTAACGATCGAAACCCTGGGCGAGACCGGTGTCCGCGGCGACGGGAAACGCCGCCGGCACCGCCGCCGTGTCGAACCCGGCACCCTTCAGGACCTCCGCGAGGGTCGTGCGTTCGTCCGCCACGCGGAAGGTGCCGTTGTAGCGGACGCCGTGCACCGGCGGGTACAGGCCGGTGAACATCGACGCGTGCGCGGGAAGCGTGATCGGCGCGGTGGACTGCGCCTGCGCGAAGCGGACGCCGCGCGCGGCGAGGGCGTCGAGGTTGGGGGTCGAGGCGGAGGCGTAGCCGTACGCGCCGAGGCGGTCGGCGCGCGTGGTGTCGAGCGTGACGAACAGGACGCCGCGCGCGGGCCGCTCGCCCG is a window from the Candidatus Polarisedimenticolaceae bacterium genome containing:
- a CDS encoding sulfatase-like hydrolase/transferase; this encodes MFARSLILAFALAACACSGERPARGVLFVTLDTTRADRLGAYGYASASTPNLDALAARGVRFAQAQSTAPITLPAHASMFTGLYPPVHGVRYNGTFRVADERTTLAEVLKGAGFDTAAVPAAFPVAADTGLAQGFDRYEDLFSGPDRASLPDTAQRSAADVSRLGEAWLREHARGRFFLWLHYYDPHDPYEPPAPWNARFQGRPYDGEIAYVDNEVGRVLRALTELGALDDTLIVVAGDHGEGLGDHREPTHKNLVYQSTMHVPLIVKPPGRSVARVVEEPVSLVDLMPTVLDYAGVPAPAEVQGVSLRPAIAGDAATRRPLYFESLAGALSFGWAPLHGLRRGPYKFIEAPTPELYDLGADPGESSNLHGTHAEVAADLRGELRAASDAWEKAAGSESAAAPMDAETRDRLASLGYLGGGALPSRDAGGRDPKELAHLEGPLLEGKRRSKAQDWPGAIAIFRNVLREDPDNRFALGEAANAAIAVKAFEDAETFARRMSERYPDEVQGWTLLADALLEQRRPVPMAEAMTRAVGHHPEDRGLRYRLVLALFLAGRDADAVSAARATPAGAAVAMPATRVVEAAALLRMREAAAADAALERAIAEGFRNRGMILGNPAFAPLRNLPAYRTLP